In Halobaculum rubrum, the following are encoded in one genomic region:
- a CDS encoding PH domain-containing protein, protein MESLNSRVRLAWVVGALVPGAVILAVGVVAGRIGAPVPPAAAAGVALVIVALGVGAAFVRYRVWRFEVRDDSLYLVRGVLTRVDTSVPYVRVQHVDTRRGPIERTLGLASVVVYTAGSRGADITIPGLTPARASDLRERLRELATESEFDAV, encoded by the coding sequence GGGTCGTCGGGGCGCTCGTCCCTGGCGCCGTGATCCTCGCCGTCGGCGTCGTCGCCGGTCGGATCGGCGCGCCGGTGCCGCCGGCGGCGGCCGCGGGCGTTGCGCTGGTAATCGTCGCGCTCGGCGTCGGCGCCGCGTTCGTGCGCTATCGGGTGTGGCGCTTCGAGGTGCGTGACGACTCCCTGTATCTGGTTCGCGGCGTCCTCACCCGCGTCGACACCTCGGTGCCGTACGTGCGCGTCCAACACGTCGACACCCGGCGCGGGCCGATCGAACGCACGCTCGGGCTGGCCTCGGTCGTCGTCTACACGGCCGGCTCCCGCGGCGCCGACATCACGATCCCCGGGCTGACGCCGGCGCGGGCGAGCGACCTGCGCGAGCGCCTGCGCGAGCTCGCGACCGAGTCGGAGTTCGACGCCGTCTGA